A portion of the Meriones unguiculatus strain TT.TT164.6M chromosome 14, Bangor_MerUng_6.1, whole genome shotgun sequence genome contains these proteins:
- the LOC132647102 gene encoding cytochrome P450 2A5-like, producing MLDSGLLLVTVVAFLSIMVLMSVWNQRKLTGKLPPGPTPLPFTGNYLQLNTEQMYDSLMKISECYGPVFTIHLGPGRVVVLCGQEAVKEALVDQAEEFSGRGENATFNRLFKGYGEAFSSGERAKQPRRFSITTLRDFGMGKHGIEERIQEEAGFLLEAFRKTNGDTIDPTFYLSRSVSNVISSIIFGDRFDYEDKEFLSLLRMMLGIFQFPATSMGQLYEMFSSVMKHLPGPQQQAFQELQRLEDFITKKVEQNQLTLDPNSPRNFIDSFLIRMLEKKKNPNTEFHMKNLVMTTLNIFFGGTETVSATLRYGLLLLMKHPDVEAKVHEEIDRVIGRNRQPKYEDRLKMPYTEAVIHEIQRFRDTTPIAMTRRVTKDTKFRDFLLPKGTEVVPMLGSVLKDPKFFSNPRDFNPNHFLDDKGQFKKSDAFVPFSIGKRDCFGEGLARMELFLFLTNIMQNFHLRFSQGPQDIDVSPKLVGSARLPLKYTMSFLPR from the exons ATGCTGGACTCCGGATTGCTCCTGGTGACTGTGGTGGCCTTCCTCAGCATCATGGTCTTGATGTCTGTCTGGAATCAGAGGAAGCTGACAGGGAAGCTGCCTCCAGGACCCACACCACTGCCCTTCACTGGAAACTACCTTCAGCTGAACACTGAGCAGATGTACGACTCCCTCATGAAG ATCAGTGAATGCTATGGTCCTGTGTTCACCATCCACCTCGGGCCTGGCAGGGTCGTGGTGCTTTGTGGGCAGGAGGCAGTCAAGGAGGCTCTGGTGGACCAAGCTGAGGAATTCAGTGGGCGGGGCGAGAATGCCACCTTCAATAGGCTCTTCAAAGGCTATGGTGAGG CTTTTAGTAGTGGGGAGCGAGCCAAGCAGCCGAGGCGCTTCTCCATCACTACCCTGCGGGACTTCGGCATGGGCAAGCATGGCATCGAGGAGCGCATCCAAGAGGAGGCGGGCTTTCTCCTCGAGGCATTCCGGAAGACAAATG GTGATACCATTGACCCCACATTTTATCTGAGCCGAAGTGTCTCCAATGTCATTAGCTCCATTATCTTCGGGGACCGATTCGACTATGAGGACAAAGAGTTCTTGTCACTGCTGCGGATGATGCTGGGGATCTTCCAGTTCCCGGCCACCTCCATGGGGCAG CTCTACgagatgttttcttctgtgatgaaGCACCTGCCGGGGCCACAGCAGCAGGCCTTTCAGGAgctgcagaggctggaggactTCATAACCAAGAAGGTGGAGCAGAACCAGCTCACCCTGGATCCCAATTCCCCCCGGAACTTCATCGACTCCTTCCTCATCCGCATGCTAGAG AAGAAGAAGAACCCCAATACAGAGTTCCACATGAAAAACTTGGTGATGACCACACTGAACATCTTTTTTGGGGGCACAGAGACAGTCAGCGCCACTCTGCGCTATGGCCTTCTGTTGCTCATGAAACACCCGGATGTTGAGG cCAAGGTCCATGAGGAGATTGACCGAGTGATTGGCAGGAATAGGCAGCCCAAGTATGAGGACCGCCTGAAGATGCCCTACACTGAGGCTGTGATCCATGAGATCCAGAGATTCAGAGACACCACCCCCATAGCCATGACTCGCAGGGTCACCAAGGACACCAAGTTTCGGGATTTCCTCCTGCCCAAG GGAACTGAAGTGGTACCCATGCTGGGCTCTGTGCTGAAAGACCCCAAGTTTTTCTCCAACCCTAGAGACTTCAACCCAAATCACTTCCTGGATGACAAGGGGCAGTTTAAGAAGAGTGATGCATTTGTGCCCTTTTCCATTG GAAAACGGGACTGTTTTGGAGAAGGACTGGCTAGAATGGAGCTCTTTCTCTTCCTTACCAACATCATGCAGAACTTCCACTTAAGATTCTCACAGGGGCCCCAGGATATTGATGTGTCTCCTAAACTCGTGGGTTCAGCTAGACTCCCACTAAAATACACAATGAGTTTCTTGCCCCGCTGA